In one window of Cytophagaceae bacterium ABcell3 DNA:
- a CDS encoding GNAT family N-acetyltransferase encodes MRHTDNIKIIDFSDDLTEPIKTLNYEWLQKYFRIEKGDEISLSNPKEHIIDKGGHIFYVKKDNEIVGTASLLKKTDEIFELGKMAVTENSQGFGIGTILLEYCLNFAKEKQVKKLILYSNTQLESAIHLYIKYGFEEIELEQGLYERANIKMAKSLS; translated from the coding sequence ATGAGGCATACTGACAATATAAAAATTATTGACTTTTCGGACGACCTGACGGAGCCGATTAAGACATTGAACTACGAGTGGCTTCAAAAATATTTTCGTATTGAAAAAGGGGACGAAATTTCGCTTTCAAATCCGAAAGAACATATCATTGACAAAGGTGGACACATATTTTACGTTAAAAAGGACAATGAAATTGTAGGAACGGCTTCTTTGCTAAAAAAGACTGACGAAATTTTTGAATTAGGCAAAATGGCGGTTACTGAAAATTCGCAAGGTTTTGGCATCGGGACAATTTTGTTAGAATATTGCCTGAATTTTGCAAAAGAGAAACAAGTAAAAAAACTAATTTTGTATTCCAATACACAATTAGAATCTGCAATACATCTTTACATAAAGTACGGATTTGAAGAAATTGAACTTGAACAAGGACTTTACGAAAGAGCAAATATTAAAATGGCGAAAAGCCTCTCTTGA
- a CDS encoding transposase: MQISIFQDPYQYSYKWHIFKGTDLGKIYDTIPWDDLEECLPTQNSPVGAPRWFSNKGMFALMFLKAYLNLSDEKLIERFNTDFSLQFFCGKNLNNEIVKDKTIVSRIRTYIADHADMDKVQGALVNAWKKDMGNTHVLLMDATCYESYVRFPTDVKLLWECCKFVFEKQLYKYCKVLKIARPRSKYFVQKKLQLGYDRIRRKTYNKGLKRRKSLVYLLEKGLKQLDELLETYPSITLNPLQANYLSTSKKILEQQTFLLSNPAKELKNRIVSLSKPYLRPIIRGKETKPVEFGAKVHMMQVDGINIIDHISFDAFNEGTRLKTCVTKHKGIFKECHQLGADKIYATNANRNFLTENKIFTCFPKKGPKKHGKAESVLQSAIGAKRATVMEGSFGVEKEHYGLRKIKARQEKTERVWIFFGIMTANAARIAKRKSVQDSPHLQQVA, translated from the coding sequence ATGCAGATATCTATTTTTCAAGACCCGTACCAATATTCTTACAAGTGGCATATTTTTAAGGGAACTGACTTAGGGAAGATATATGATACGATTCCTTGGGATGACCTGGAAGAATGTTTGCCTACTCAAAATAGTCCTGTAGGGGCGCCACGATGGTTTAGCAACAAGGGAATGTTTGCCCTGATGTTTTTAAAGGCCTATTTAAACCTAAGCGATGAAAAGCTGATTGAGAGGTTCAATACCGACTTTAGCCTCCAATTCTTTTGCGGTAAAAATCTTAACAATGAGATTGTTAAAGACAAGACTATTGTAAGTCGGATTAGAACCTATATAGCAGATCATGCCGATATGGATAAAGTACAAGGAGCCCTGGTCAATGCCTGGAAAAAGGATATGGGCAATACCCATGTACTTTTGATGGATGCTACATGTTATGAAAGCTACGTTCGCTTTCCAACTGACGTAAAACTTCTTTGGGAGTGCTGTAAGTTTGTTTTTGAAAAGCAGCTATATAAGTATTGCAAGGTATTAAAGATAGCCCGGCCCAGGAGCAAATACTTTGTCCAGAAGAAGCTTCAGTTGGGTTATGACCGTATAAGGCGAAAGACTTATAACAAAGGGCTAAAGCGAAGAAAGTCATTGGTTTATTTATTAGAAAAAGGGCTTAAGCAGTTAGATGAATTACTGGAAACATACCCATCAATCACATTAAACCCTCTGCAAGCAAATTACTTGTCAACTTCAAAAAAGATACTTGAGCAACAAACTTTTTTACTAAGCAACCCTGCCAAAGAACTAAAAAACAGAATAGTAAGTTTGTCAAAGCCTTACCTTAGGCCGATAATAAGGGGAAAGGAAACCAAGCCTGTTGAATTTGGAGCCAAGGTACACATGATGCAGGTTGACGGAATCAATATAATAGACCACATCAGTTTTGATGCATTTAATGAAGGGACAAGGTTAAAAACCTGTGTAACAAAGCACAAAGGAATATTTAAAGAGTGCCATCAATTAGGTGCGGACAAAATATACGCTACCAATGCCAACCGCAACTTTCTTACAGAAAATAAAATATTTACCTGCTTCCCCAAAAAAGGCCCTAAAAAACACGGCAAGGCTGAATCTGTACTTCAATCAGCAATAGGGGCAAAACGGGCCACGGTTATGGAGGGGAGTTTTGGTGTTGAGAAAGAACACTATGGATTAAGAAAGATAAAGGCAAGGCAGGAAAAAACGGAAAGAGTCTGGATTTTCTTTGGAATTATGACCGCCAATGCTGCCAGAATAGCCAAAAGAAAATCCGTCCAAGACTCACCACATCTACAACAAGTGGCTTAG